The region GGCCCGGCTGGATACCCAGGGCCTCGACCTGGAACGCCGCTTCATGGCGGACATCCGCGCCGCTGTCCCCGATGACATGCAGACCTACTGGGACATGACCATTTCCGCCTACTGGGCCTGGAGCTGCTGGGATGCGAAGTCCGGCCAGTTCCACTCCGCCCAGGGTGCCGGCGGATTGGGCTACGGCTACCCGGGCGCAATCGGCGGTGCTGTGGGCCTGGGGGAGCGGGTGCTTGCCGTGTCCGGCGACGGTTCGGCCATGTATTCCATTTCCGAACTGGCCACGGCCCGGCAGCATAACCTTCCCGTCACCTGGCTGATTGTCGACGACGGCGGCTACGGCATCCTGCGCGAATACATGGAGGATGCGTTCGGCAAGGCCACGGCTACGGAACTGGCACGCCCGGATTTCGTGAAGCTTGCGGAATCCTTCGGCGTTCCGGCCCGCCGCTGCGCTCCCGCGGACATCCGGACGGCCTTGGAAGAGGCCTTTGCCGGAGAAGGCCCCAACGTAGTTGTGGTTGAAGCGCGGATAGGACTCTTTGCTCCCACCCACCTGGCCTAGTCCTGCAGGCCGCCGGATCCGGGGAGCGGGGGGCCCGGTTAGTTAGTTGACCTAGGCAAATTTCCGCGTATAGTTGCCTAGGTCAACTATCAGTACCAACCTCCCGGAGACCCATCCCCATGCCCATGCAACAGGAAACGGCGGATGACCTGATCCGGAAGATCTTCGCCCTGCAACGTACGTTGCGGTGCGTGACCCAGCACAGCGCCGACATCGGCGGACCCGGCGTGGCGCTGCAGGGCGTCATGCGGATGATCGGCGAAGACGGCGAGCTGCGGGCGACCGAGCTTGCCGCAAAACTCGGTGTCGGCCCTGCCGGACTCAGCCGCCACGTCGCAGAACTGGAAGAACTCGGTTACGTCCGGCGTCGCCCGCATCCGCAGGACCGCCGCGCCTACCTGATCAGCCTGACCGAGCTGGGGGAGTCAGTCCTCCGCGAAGCACTCAAGGCCCGGGCCGTCCTGCTGCAGGAAGCCCTTGCCGCCTGGTCCGAGGACCAGGCGCAGCTCGCGTCCGACACCCTTGGAGCGCTCTCAGAAGCGCTCTTCACCTCCATCCGCCGAGCGCCCGGAGCCGCCGGGCCGACGCTGGAAACCCCCGTATCCGATCCGCAGGAGCTAACAACTAAGTGACCGATTCCAAGACCGCCCGGAAGAAACACGTCCCCGGTGACATGAGCCACCGACAGATCCTGCAGGCCCTTACCGGCCTGCTGGCCGCGCTGTTCACGGCAATGCTGAGCACCACCATCGTGGCCAATGCGCTGCCCACCATCATGGCCGACCTGCACGGAACGCAGACCGACTTCGCCTGGGTGGTCACGGCCGCCCTGCTGGCCAACGCCGTAAGCACCCCGATCTGGGGCAAGCTTGCGGACCTGTTCAACAAGAAGCTGCTGGTGCAGCTGAGCATCGTCATCTTCGTTGCGGGGTCCGTCCTCGCAGGCTTCTCCCATTCCATGGACCTGCTGTTGACCGCACGCGTCATCCAGGGCCTGGGCATGGGCGGCCTGACGGCACTGGCCCAGGCAATCATCGGTTCCATCATTCCGCCGCGGGAACGCGGCAGGTACTCCGGTTACATGGGCGCCGTGATGGCAGTGGCCACCGCCGGCGGCCCGCTGCTGGGCGGCTTCATCGTGGACAGCCCGCTCGGCTGGCGCTGGACCTTCTTCCTCTGTGTTCCGCTCGCCGTCGTCGCCCTCTTCCTGCTGCAGGTCACGCTGCACCTGCAGCATGTACGCCGTCCCGCCAAGATCGACTGGCTCGGCTCGATCCTGCTCACCGCAGGCGTCTCCCTGCTCCTGATCTGGGTCTCTTTCGCCGGCAAGCCCGACTACTACGAATGGTGGTCATGGGAAACGGCCGCCATGGTGGGCGGATCCGTCATCCTGCTGGCCCTGCTGGTGCTGGTGGAGTCCAAGGTCGCCGAGCCGATCATTCCGCTGAAGATCATCAGCCAGCGGACCACCGCCCTGGCCATCATCGCCTCGGTTGCGGTAGGTATCGCCATGTTCGGTTCCACCACGTTCCTGGGCCAGTACTTCCAGCTGGCACGCGGCTTCACGCCCACCGAGGCCGGATTGCTGATGCTGCCGATGATTGCCGGCAACCTCCTCGGGTCCGTAGGGTCCGGCATGCTGATCACCCGCTTCGGCAAGTGGAAGCGGTTCCTGATCATCGGCACGGTCCTGGTGATCCTCGGGACGGCGCTGGCCGGCTTCATCAACCATGAAACCGACATGATCCTCGTCAGCCTGTTCATCTTCGTCCTCGGTGTGGGCATGGGCCTGCTGATGCAGAACCTGGTGCTGGCCGTGCAGAACACGGTCAAGGTCACCGACGTCGGCTCCGCCAGCGCGTCCGTTGCCTTCTTCCGCACCGTGGGCGGCGCCATCGGCGTCTCGGTACTGGGCGCGGTCCTTTCCAGCTCCGTCAGCCGGCGAGTCACAGAGGAACTGGACAAGGCCGGCATGCCGACCGACGGCGGCGGCACCACCGCCACGCTGGACCTGGGTGGGCTCCCGCCAGAGGTCCAGATGTTCTTCCGGATCGCGTATGCGGAGGGCACGGCGGATATCTTCAAGATCGCCGCCGCGGTGGCTATCATCGCGCTGGTTGCGGTGCTGTTCATCAAGGAGAA is a window of Arthrobacter sp. zg-Y1171 DNA encoding:
- a CDS encoding MDR family MFS transporter, with the translated sequence MTDSKTARKKHVPGDMSHRQILQALTGLLAALFTAMLSTTIVANALPTIMADLHGTQTDFAWVVTAALLANAVSTPIWGKLADLFNKKLLVQLSIVIFVAGSVLAGFSHSMDLLLTARVIQGLGMGGLTALAQAIIGSIIPPRERGRYSGYMGAVMAVATAGGPLLGGFIVDSPLGWRWTFFLCVPLAVVALFLLQVTLHLQHVRRPAKIDWLGSILLTAGVSLLLIWVSFAGKPDYYEWWSWETAAMVGGSVILLALLVLVESKVAEPIIPLKIISQRTTALAIIASVAVGIAMFGSTTFLGQYFQLARGFTPTEAGLLMLPMIAGNLLGSVGSGMLITRFGKWKRFLIIGTVLVILGTALAGFINHETDMILVSLFIFVLGVGMGLLMQNLVLAVQNTVKVTDVGSASASVAFFRTVGGAIGVSVLGAVLSSSVSRRVTEELDKAGMPTDGGGTTATLDLGGLPPEVQMFFRIAYAEGTADIFKIAAAVAIIALVAVLFIKEKALRRTLDIKPTSSNPVEPGLAGGAEMLHTGAMSAVEPATVPDAGSRESAPRTADGTEKAGTTAP
- a CDS encoding MarR family winged helix-turn-helix transcriptional regulator; translation: MPMQQETADDLIRKIFALQRTLRCVTQHSADIGGPGVALQGVMRMIGEDGELRATELAAKLGVGPAGLSRHVAELEELGYVRRRPHPQDRRAYLISLTELGESVLREALKARAVLLQEALAAWSEDQAQLASDTLGALSEALFTSIRRAPGAAGPTLETPVSDPQELTTK